The Pseudoalteromonas rubra DNA segment CGGGTTTGCCGGATACTTGCGTGGATCAGGGCAGTGTCTCTGGTGGTCGACTATCCGCTGATCAGGCGGTTTGCTTAAGTGATCAGGATCCTATGTGGTTTAGCCTTGAGAATGTGAGTGGTCAGCAAAGCATTCGCATTGAAACCGCACATGGCAATGGTGATTTGACGCTGGAGTACAGTAACCAGGGCTGGCCTGACGGGAGCAATGTTGACGCCCGCTCTGAGCGTGCAGGCAATGGTGAATGTATCAACCTCAGCGGGCAAAGCCAGTACTGGGGATATTTGAAGGTGAGCGGTGCGCCAAGTGGTGCCACTATCCAGGTTACTTATAACGATGGCTGGTGTAACTAAGGTTAAGACTATTTAACAAACGTGCTTGAAGGTTGGAGAGACAGGCTCTAGATTTAAAGGGTCTTCTCCAGCCTTTTGTGGCAGCTATTTGTGAAATTAAACCTGTTGATTAATGGCCTTATCTTACTTTTACTCAGTGTACTATTGCCGTCGCACGCAGCAGAGCAGCTGAACATCTATGTCTACCACAATAAACCGCCTTACATCATGAATCAGGAAGAGCAGCGCGGCCTGTATTTTGACTTTGTAGCCTTACTCAATGCGTCTCAGTCCCATACACGTTATAAGCTGGTTTATCTGCCACGCAGGCGTATTGAACGGGATCTTAACGAGCAAACTCTCGATGGTGCTGTATTGGGGGTTCACCCTGTGTGGTTTAAAGACCCCGATAAATCACGTTATTTGTGGAGTACAGCCCTGATGTATGACACCGATGAGTTCGTCTCTTGTGCTGAAAACCCCTTTGAATACGATGGCGCAGCTTCTATGGCTAACAAAAAGTTTGGTGGCATTTTAGGCTATCATTATTTTCGCACGGTTAAGCCCGTAAAAGCGGGGGCGCTGGAGCGAGTTGATGCAAACAGTGAAGAAGGTCTGCTGGAGCTGGCGCTGAGAGAGCGTGTTGATTTTGCGATTGTCAGCCGTTCAACACTAAACTACTTTATCAAAAAGAATCGCTGGCAGGAGCACTTCCATCTGTCCAAACAACCTCATGAAACTTACTATCGGGCAATGCTTTTACCGAAACAACTTCAGCCCCAGTTTGAAAAGTTATCAGCCATACTCAGCGATGAAGAATTTCGCAGCAAGCTGACTCAATTATTAAGCCGTTATCAGATAGATGCAGGTCCGGGCTGAGACTTGCGCGTTTATATCGGGCTCAGATTTTGAACCCGAATTTACAATCAATGACTGTCTCTAAGACAGAACTGCTTTACCAGCTTCCGGTATTTTCCATGCTTAGCCAGGGCTCTTGTGGTGGCAGCGGCTCACCTTGTTGCAACAATTCAATTGAGATACCATCGGGGGATTTGATAAAAGCCATGTGCCCGCATCTGGGAGGGCGATTAATAGTAATGCCCGCCGCCTGAAGCTTTTCGCACAGCGCATAAATATCTTCTACGGCAAAGGCTAAATGCCCGAAGTTACGCCCGCCAGTGTATTGTTCAGTATCCCAGTTGTAAGTAAGCTCAATGGTGGGAGAAAAGTGCGTTTTAGCTTCTTCCAGCTGGCCTGGTGCCGCCAGGTAAACCAGTGTAAAACGGCCTTTTTCACTGTCCTTACGTTTTACTTCCACCAAACCCAGTAGATCACAGTAAAAATTTAATGATGCGTCGAGGTTCTCGACCCGAACCATAGTATGCAGATATTTCATAAATTTGCCCCTTTAAAGTCAGGACTGAAAGATGAGGGCATATCGAGAAAAATCAAGGAGAGCAGGGGGATTGCTCTCCTGATTGCGTCAGATTATCAATACTCTGCGGTCAATGTGACATCGCTGAAGCCTTTATAGGCTTTCACGGAGATATGCCATGTACCGGTTTGAGGTTGAGTTTGTGTGCACGTTTCGGCATTACCATCTTTGTATGGACGGCAATCGTAACTGGATGAGGTTGGCTGGGCGCCATAGCGAACATACAGATCGGCATCACCGCTGCCGCCGGAGGTACTGACGGTGAGCTTAGTGGCACTGGCTGGCACATCAAAGGTTTTATGGATCCAGTTGCCTGTTGTTGCATTCAACCCAGTCCAGACTTGTTTATTACCATCTCCCGGTGGAGTGCCCAGATCATACTGGCCGACTATGGATACGCCGGAAAACGCCTGATAACCCCGAACCACGATATAATAAGTGCCTGCTTGTGCCGGGTTGATGCTGCAACTTTCATTATTACCATCTTTATAGGGGCGGCAATCATACGTTGAGGTTGTGGGTTTTTGCGCAAAGCGTACGTAGAGATCGGCATCGCCACTGCCACCGCTCATGGTAAAGCGCAGATTGCTTGCTCCTTCTGGTACAAGCATTGTAAAGACCTTTTCACTGTCAGCGGCGCCAGAGAGGTTACCGACAGGCTGGCCGTTTTGCAGCTCATTGCCAGGGTCAACCGGGCCACTGTCTCTGTCGATGATTGACAGTGAATTGGCTGCGCGCTTGAGTGTCATGGTTTCTCCAAGCTCACTGGCATACCACCAACTGATATTGGCAGGCAGCGCCAGCGCATCGGCAGCACGTTGTTCGCGTGTGAGCGTATCAGCGCCAGCTGTGAATTGCGCGGTTTGCACTTTCAGGGTGTCGGGTGCCACACTCAGTACTTTAAACTGTTGAATGCTGGCTAAATCAATCGTCCAGCTTTTCGGATCGTTGGCAGAGCGTGCCGGGGCACCCCAGCTGCCTTCGCCTACATAGACGGTACCGCCGGTGGTGGTTTTGGTAAATCCGGATCCTGAAGGCTGCAAAGCTTCGGTCAGCTTGTTGATGTGTGTATCGGATTCCACGACCAGGTTCATGCCATTTTGATAAAACAAATCAGCCCACCAGGTATGCAAAATCGTATTGTCCGATTTGCCAGAGTAGTGGGGATACATGGGCTTATGGTATTGGGCAATACGCCACTTGGTGCTAGCGCCACTATTTTGCAAGTCTTGTTTCAGCCAATTGTTCATGGCCGTCGCATAGGCAGACCAGCCACTGTCTTTATACTGGCTGTTGAGGGTGTAAACACGCAGGAGGTTAGCAATATTAAAGGCACCATAGCTGTCTTTATTGGTGCAGGCACCATCTTTGTCAAAATCTACGCCGAATACCTGACAAAGCGTTTTAAAGTTGTCGCCTTCATGGTTACCAAATGTCGCCACAAACGGGTAGATGCGTTTATAGCTTTGTCCGTCGATCACGTCGTTTGAAAATGTCAGCTGCCAGTCTTTGAGATACTCTCGCATTTCCTGAGCAGAATTGGCATTGGTATAGTCACCACCATGCATGATAAACAGAGGACGGATCTTTGCGACCAGTTCGTTGCCTTCACGTCGAGTCGTCCAGCCTGTGCGGGTGTCTCCGCCCGCGATGGCGACGAACCCTGTGCTAGTTTGGGGTGCTGTTTTAAACCATAAGCGCTGGCCACATCCGGTGCTGTCGCAAACGCGGTAGTAAATAGCAGTATTGGCACTCAGCCCCGTTAATGTCACAAACTCGCTTTGCAGGCTCCCATCAAAAACACTCGTGGCTGTTGGTTGCACTGTCGTCCAGCTTAGTTCATTCGTTGTGGTGCCATATTTTACGTAATGGTTATTGCCGCCAGTAGGGGTATATCCCACAGTGGCCTGATGACTGGGGTTGGCGTCCCAGATCAGACGATGATAATCACTGGCGCTGTGGGCAGTGGTGGCATATAAAGCAACCGTGGTGAGGCCCGCTAAAAGCACTCTCATAGACTCGTTTCCTGTTGTTGGTTAATGGGTCACACCTTTGAGGCGTGTAGATTGAAACTCTGTGGGTAAGTCGGCCACCAGTAACACAAACGCTGCATTACGATAGGGAAGTGGGTACTGCTCCCCGGTATGAAAGTTGACAGCAGTTGCACCTTGTTTGAAGCGTTGATAATGGCCCGAAAGAGGCTGTGAATGATCCGCACTCCAGTAATCTCCATGCTTCATATGAGGGAAAAAGTCCTGGGCGATATGCACATGCCCGGGGCGTGCCGGGTTTTGCAGTAAGCTGCTTAATTCACCACTGGTAGGCAGGCGCCAATGTGTCAGACCGCACAAGGCTGTCTGTCTGGCTCGGTTAATCAAATCCTGAGTATCACATCGCGAAGACTCGAAGTAACAATCTCCCAGGTTTGCTTCGCCTCTGGCCTGGCTTTGCATGGTCTCGTCAGCTGAGAGATACCAGGAATACGTCCAGTAGCCGTCATGGATGTTTTCGCTGTCGGTTTTAACTTCCCATACCAGGTCCCGCTGGGTGTCTAACACACAAGACCAGGGACCTTGCCAGGGGGACAATGCATTACCTGATTGATCCAATTTAACAAATCTAGGGTGTGGCTGGACGACTGGGCTCAAAGGCTCTATCCACAACAATGAGATAACAATGACAGCGGTCGCCAATGACATTAATAGACGTGTGATCATAGCGGGTACCTTAAGATGGCTGGACGAATGTGGCGGGTGTGTGCCACCTGAGCATGGTCAAAAGCGGAAAACCACATGCAAGTACCACTTTCAAGTGGCACATCATGTAAAGAGCCGGTGTTGTGCTTGCGCACTAATTCAAGGGTCCAGATACCGCTGTCCCAGCTACCTCGTGCTCTGACATCGGCTCGATCTCCCTCGAACCGATTAGAGCGGTACAGAATAGATGAGAGCTTGCTTCCGGGTACAAACATATCCTTTTTCTTGT contains these protein-coding regions:
- a CDS encoding VOC family protein; its protein translation is MKYLHTMVRVENLDASLNFYCDLLGLVEVKRKDSEKGRFTLVYLAAPGQLEEAKTHFSPTIELTYNWDTEQYTGGRNFGHLAFAVEDIYALCEKLQAAGITINRPPRCGHMAFIKSPDGISIELLQQGEPLPPQEPWLSMENTGSW
- a CDS encoding pre-peptidase C-terminal domain-containing protein, producing the protein MRVLLAGLTTVALYATTAHSASDYHRLIWDANPSHQATVGYTPTGGNNHYVKYGTTTNELSWTTVQPTATSVFDGSLQSEFVTLTGLSANTAIYYRVCDSTGCGQRLWFKTAPQTSTGFVAIAGGDTRTGWTTRREGNELVAKIRPLFIMHGGDYTNANSAQEMREYLKDWQLTFSNDVIDGQSYKRIYPFVATFGNHEGDNFKTLCQVFGVDFDKDGACTNKDSYGAFNIANLLRVYTLNSQYKDSGWSAYATAMNNWLKQDLQNSGASTKWRIAQYHKPMYPHYSGKSDNTILHTWWADLFYQNGMNLVVESDTHINKLTEALQPSGSGFTKTTTGGTVYVGEGSWGAPARSANDPKSWTIDLASIQQFKVLSVAPDTLKVQTAQFTAGADTLTREQRAADALALPANISWWYASELGETMTLKRAANSLSIIDRDSGPVDPGNELQNGQPVGNLSGAADSEKVFTMLVPEGASNLRFTMSGGSGDADLYVRFAQKPTTSTYDCRPYKDGNNESCSINPAQAGTYYIVVRGYQAFSGVSIVGQYDLGTPPGDGNKQVWTGLNATTGNWIHKTFDVPASATKLTVSTSGGSGDADLYVRYGAQPTSSSYDCRPYKDGNAETCTQTQPQTGTWHISVKAYKGFSDVTLTAEY
- a CDS encoding DUF1566 domain-containing protein produces the protein MITRLLMSLATAVIVISLLWIEPLSPVVQPHPRFVKLDQSGNALSPWQGPWSCVLDTQRDLVWEVKTDSENIHDGYWTYSWYLSADETMQSQARGEANLGDCYFESSRCDTQDLINRARQTALCGLTHWRLPTSGELSSLLQNPARPGHVHIAQDFFPHMKHGDYWSADHSQPLSGHYQRFKQGATAVNFHTGEQYPLPYRNAAFVLLVADLPTEFQSTRLKGVTH
- a CDS encoding transporter substrate-binding domain-containing protein, with protein sequence MKLNLLINGLILLLLSVLLPSHAAEQLNIYVYHNKPPYIMNQEEQRGLYFDFVALLNASQSHTRYKLVYLPRRRIERDLNEQTLDGAVLGVHPVWFKDPDKSRYLWSTALMYDTDEFVSCAENPFEYDGAASMANKKFGGILGYHYFRTVKPVKAGALERVDANSEEGLLELALRERVDFAIVSRSTLNYFIKKNRWQEHFHLSKQPHETYYRAMLLPKQLQPQFEKLSAILSDEEFRSKLTQLLSRYQIDAGPG